One genomic region from Planctomycetia bacterium encodes:
- a CDS encoding WecB/TagA/CpsF family glycosyltransferase, which translates to MPDRVRLFGMDIDRLTLGDAVTRLSSWLADSPRPCRYVVTPNVDHAVLVQHHEGLRAAYQDASLVVADGMPVVWASRLLRRPLPERVTGSDLVPALYTSASNERPLRTYLLGAMPGVAERAAKNIAQRWPTVEVVGTYSPPFGFEHDAAENERILEKIAAVRPDVLIVGVGAPKQELWVHANRDRIDASLAICAGATIDFLAGEKRRAPGWMRRTGLEWLHRCATEPRRLLKRYLRDAAVFPGLLWREWRCNTRPCLKTRF; encoded by the coding sequence ATGCCTGATCGCGTGCGACTTTTTGGGATGGATATTGACCGGCTGACGCTGGGCGATGCGGTGACGCGTCTTTCAAGTTGGCTGGCGGACTCGCCGCGCCCTTGCCGGTATGTTGTGACGCCGAATGTCGATCATGCCGTGCTGGTGCAGCATCACGAGGGACTACGCGCTGCCTATCAGGACGCGTCGCTCGTTGTGGCAGACGGTATGCCAGTCGTGTGGGCCTCGCGATTGCTGCGGCGCCCCTTGCCTGAGCGCGTGACTGGTAGCGATCTCGTGCCGGCACTATATACATCCGCCTCGAACGAGAGGCCACTACGCACGTATCTGCTTGGCGCGATGCCCGGCGTGGCGGAACGCGCCGCTAAGAACATTGCACAGCGTTGGCCGACGGTTGAAGTCGTCGGTACGTATAGTCCGCCGTTTGGCTTTGAACATGATGCCGCGGAAAACGAACGCATTCTTGAGAAAATCGCCGCGGTACGACCGGACGTGTTGATCGTGGGCGTCGGCGCTCCGAAGCAAGAGCTCTGGGTTCACGCAAATCGCGACCGCATCGACGCCAGTCTCGCGATTTGCGCGGGCGCGACGATTGATTTCCTCGCCGGCGAAAAACGCCGCGCCCCCGGCTGGATGCGCCGCACTGGGTTGGAGTGGCTGCATCGCTGCGCCACGGAACCGCGCCGCTTGTTGAAACGCTATCTCCGCGACGCCGCGGTGTTCCCCGGCTTGCTCTGGCGCGAATGGCGTTGCAACACTAGGCCTTGTCTCAAAACGCGATTTTGA